CCCTACGATAGGGGAAAGATCAGGGTGTTCTCGGTGAAGAGACTGGAAAGGGAGGGTATCAGGCCCCAGATCGGGGAGACTGTCTATGTGGACGGACAGAGAGGGACAATCCAGTCCATAACCGGTGGGAGAGTTACCATAGACTTCAACCACCCCTTGGCGGGCAGGGAACTGGTGGTATCCGGAAAGGTGATCAGGAGGATAGAGAATGACTTGGATAAGGTGAGGGCTATAGTGGCGGACTCGTTCGACGTGCCCCTGGAGGACATAAAGGTCGAGGAGGTGGAGGAGGGCGTGGTGACTGTAGAGCTCCCTTCCAAGGCATACGTGCTGAGGGACGCTTACTCAAGGAAGATAAGATCCCTCTCCCTGATAATGAGGCACGTCAAGAGCATTAGAAAGGTTCGCTTCCTAGAGGAATTCGAAATCCCCAAGAAGGAGTCGGAAGGTGAAGAGTCTCAGACTTGAGAGTCCTGATTGGAGGTTGAGATCACCTGACCTCAACCTCGTATATTTTGAAGCCAACCACCTTGGAACAACCGGATAGAGGGCCCACCTCCCTCACGATCTTTATCTTGTCTCCGGGCACTATCCCCTCCGGTTTGCAGTATGGGTAATTCTTGCATGAGATATCCTCGCACTCCATTCTCTTATACTGCATAGTAGCTCCCTCTATGAGGCCAGATGGTAGAGCGACGAGGATATGGGCCTTCCTCAAGGTAGCCAGCACGACCTCACCGTGCAAAGGGCAAGGAAACCTCTTCTTCCTGACCTCCACGACCTCATATACCCTACCCATCTCCAACCCGTCAACGCATGCCGACCTCAGCTTGCAGGTCTTACATGATTCTGATATCCCCTCAAAGGTGAATTTGAACCCTCTTTTAGCTATAGAGGATGGTACTAAGCCTACTCTTTCTCCATCAGTCATTTAAGTGCACCGATGCTGATTCAGCGGAATCCTTTTAATTCAATTATCCCCAGTGAGGGGGAAGCTACTTAACCTCACCTAAAGGTGGTTCTATGTTCCATGGTGTTAGGACTAAAGGGGCACGTGCTGACGTCCCCGAGCAGCTAGAGAAGCTGCTGAAAGGAACTACGACTGTCGGTGTCAAGTTCAAGGATGGGGTGATAATCGCCTCGGATAAGAGGGCTACGAGTGGTACCTTTGTCGCCAGCAAGAGCGCTGTGAAAACCATCCAGTTGACTGACTATGCGGTCGCTACTATTTCGGGGCTGGTCGCTGATGGACAGTACCTAGTCAACCACATAAAGGCCATGGCCGAACTCTACCAGCTAGATATGGAGAGGCCACTGAACTTGAAGGGTATGGCGAAGCTCCTGTCCGTGATGCTGAGGAATTACAGACCCTATTTCCTCATGGCCCACTTGATAGTTGGGGGTATAGACAGGGAGGGTCCGCACCTATTCAATGTGGACTTCTTCGGAACGCTGACCGAGGAAGATTATCTAGCCACAGGTTCCGGATCTCCGGTTGCCATTTCAGTTATAGAGGAAGGGTACTCCTCGGATATGGATGAAGAGAGCGCTCTCAGGCTCGTCATCTCTGGGATGATGGCCGCCCTCTCTAGGGACTCGGCTACTGGGGACGGAATTGACGTAGTGGTCATAGACAGAGGTGGCGTGAGGTTCCTCTCTAGGGAGGAGGTTACTGAGTTGTGGAAGGAGCTTTCGGGATGAGGGTGTCTGATTGCAGCCCGTAGAGCAGCTGAAAAGGAGAGTTAGGGAATACCTCTCCCAGTACGCTAGGATAACCAAGGTCGATTTGGAGGGACCTTTCGTCGTCGTTTACGCGGAGGATCCCAAGGAGATATTGGACATACCCGATGCCATCACTAACGCCGCGAAGACCCTGAAGAAGAAAATTATAGTACTGGCATCGAAGCCTCTCAAGGACGAAAGTGCCACTATAGAGTTCATAAGGAAGCTAGTTCCTCAGAAAGCCGAGATAATTGATATAAAATTTGTTCATGAGACTAACGAGGTGTACATAATTGCTAAGAGGACGGGTTACGTCGTCGGGAAGGGCGGTTCGAACATACTGGAGATCCTGAAGGAGACAGGATGGAGACCCATCATAATAAGGGCTCCCACAATAAAGTCAGCCTTCTTGGAGACCTTTTACAGCATCTTGATATCCGGATCTGCCGAGAGGAAGAGAATCCTCAAGAGGCTCTCTTCTAGGATATATAGGCCCTCAGTGGGAGCTGATAGGGGCCTGTTCGTCACATTCTTGGGGGCGGCCAGGGAGGTGGGCAGGAGCGCCATCCTAGTTCACACGGATGAAAGCACCGTACTACTAGATAGCGGGATAAGCGTGGGCGGTAGGAATCCGTTTCCAAGGTTCGATCTTCCCATATTCAGGCTGGAGGAACTCGATGCCGTTGTGGTGACTCACGCCCATCTAGATCATTCTGGGGCTCTACCTCTCCTGTTCAAGTATGGATATAGGGGTCCCGTATATTTGACGAAACCCACTAGGGACCTGATAATGCTCCTACTTTACGACTATCTGAATCTCTCCCAGAAGATGGGAATAACACCATTCTTCTCGTGGAGGGATGTTGTGAATCTGATGAACCACATGATTACCTTGGATTACGGAGAGACCGTCGACATATCTCCAGACATAAAGCTCACCCTCTACAACGCTGGACACATACTGGGTTCGAGCTTGGCCCACCTCAACATAGAGAGCGCCAGACATAACATCCTCTACACCGGAGATTTCAGGTACAGAGATACCAAGTTGTTAGATAAGGCCATGAGGAGGTTCCCGAGGGTGGAGACCCTCGTAATGGAGTGTACGTACTGTGGGGAGAGGGATGTGCTGCCCAGCCTCAGGGAAGCTGAGGAAACTCTCTTTTCCATCATAAGGGAGACGACAGAGAGGGGAGGGAAGGTCCTCATACCCGCCTTGGCTGTAGGCAGGGCTCAGGAGATAATGCTCTCCCTAGTGGATGGGTTCCGCAGGGAAACACTTCCGGACGTACCAGTTTACTTAGATGGCATGATCTACGACTCGACAGCGATCCATTCAGCTTATCCGGACTACCTCTCCTCCTACGTCAGGAACAGGGTCTTCAAGGAGGACAGGGATCCCTTCACCGATCCCCATTTCAACTTCATTGGCGGGCCCGATGAGAGGCCTGATGTGACCACTGGAGGACCTGCTGTGATTATAGCTCCCTCGGGAATGCTCACAGGAGGTCCTAGTGTCGAGTATCTGAGGCTCATGGCACCGAATGAGGATAACTCCATAGTGCTGGTGAGCTACCAAGCAGAGGGAACCTTGGGCAGGAGGATAAGGGACGGAGCTAGGGAGATCAGGGTGCCCAACGAGGAAGGTGAAATAGTCACGGTCGAGGTGAGGGCCAAAGTTCATGTCGTCGAGGGGTTCTCGGCTCACGCCGACAAGGTGCAGCTCCTCACATACCTGAATACGGTTGAGCCTAGGCCACACAGGGTCTTCCTAGTACACGGAGAGGAGAGCAAAATAAGATCGTTCATCCCCCTAGCCCACAAGAGCATAGGCGGGATGAGGTTCTCCGCTCCTCACATAGGAGAGACGTTCAAGCTGGCTTGAACTCACCTAAAAAGAGGGAGTCACTCGGGACTGCGCCATATCTCCACGAACCTAGGGACTATTAGTATGGGGGGATAGCCCCTGTCCCTTATCAGCACCAAGTCCCCACCCATCTCCAGAACCCTTTCCTTTAGCCTCTGTATGATGAACCTCAGCTTCTCCTCACCCTCAGCAGCCAGGTCATCGTATCTCAGAAGAATTATATTGCCCTCACTTATCTCGTTGAGAACCTGCTCGACATCCTCAGCGTTTCTCAGACTCATGGGCTTTACAGTGATCGCCTTCTCAGCTAGAACTTTAGCCTTCGCCGGTTCTACCTCGTAATCTAGATCTCCGTACTCAATCTCCTCCTCATACCCCTCCTCAGGGTATTCTTCCTCGTACTCCTCCTCTCCCCTTCCGAAGAGCTTTCTGAAGAAACCCAAAGTACAACCCCCACGAACTTGCTTCGGTAATTCCACCTCAACACATATTTAAAGACTACTCGACTGGGGGCATGAAAAGAGGATTTTCCTTTCCCCGATCGCTTTATATGGGGATGGGAGAGAATTTCCAACGGAGGTCCCTTTACAGGGAGCTGATTGTCCTGACAAGTCCCTCAGATCTGATCCCAGATATCGCATCCAAAACCTATTTAAAAGGGAAAAGCCTCCTTATTCAATGAATCAACGAGGGGAACCGACATGTCCAGCGCCATGAGATACCTCTCCAAGAGCGTTAACACAAACATCTTGGTATCCTTGAAGAATGGCATATTCGTTAGGGGAATATTGAGGGCCTACGACAACCACCTCAACCTCATCTTGGACAACGCTGAGGAGATATATACTACCCCCGATGGGGAGACTAAACAGAACAGAATAGGTAAGAGGGTTTTAATAAGGGGAGACAACGTGATCGCTATATCCACACCGAAGATAGAAATGGAGTGAGGGGGTACTGTTATGGTGAAAGGAACTCCGTCAATGGGTAGAAGGGGTAGGGGCAGAACCCACATCAGGTGCAGGAGGTGCGGACGGCACTCGTACAATGTAAGGAAGGGTTACTGCACAGCATGCGGTTTTGGAAGGAGTAAGAGAATGAGAAGGTACGAATGGGCCAACAAGGTGAGGTGGAAGGGTTTAAGGGTCGTATAACCCTCAATGACCGTTTAATCGGTTCACCCCGTGGGAGGGCCTCGCGTGGAGAAAAGGTTAAAATTCCCATATCGTCCATGATGGTTCGGGGCCGGTGGCGCAGCTGGTAGCGCGCCCGCTTGGCATGCGGGAGGTCGGGGGTTCGAGTCCCCCCCGGTCCACCAGTTGACTGCCGGGGTAGCTCAGGGGGAGAGCGTCCGGCTGAAGACCGGAAGGTCGAGGGTTCAAATCCCTCCCCCGGCACTCCTTAGGGATGGTAGTATGAGAAGAGATCGTGTCTCCGATTACCTCCTCAGCTCACTGAAGAGCTACTTCGGCAGTGAAGTTGGGGAGAGACTGGCTGACCTACTCTCCAAGACGGGAATCACCTGTTTCGATGATCTGGCCGGAGATGTTCCCGAGGAGATATTGGAGCTTGCGGAGGTAGATAGGGCCTCTTTCATGGGATTTCTCGATGAGTACGGACCTCAAGCGATTATCAAATTGAGGAGGGAATTATCTGCCCTGAGCTCTAAGATCAGCGATTTAGAATCCCAGCTTAAGTGGGCTCGGGAGAGGATATTGAGCGATGTGGGCACTAGGACTTCAAGGAGGGCTAACCTGAGGAGGGAGATAGGGGCGGCGATGGGCATGTTGGATGCCCTAGCCAGATCTGTCAGATTATGCTGTGAGCCTCATAGCTCGATAGGGGAGGAGAGAGTAAGGAACTACGCCGAAGTGCTTGATAGGGTAATTGAAAGGTTGCGTAATATTTCAGCTGATCTAGGAGAGCTGAAACCCATTCTGAGGGGCTTGGAGAACATAAAGTCGTTACTGGAGCAGCGGCCAGTAGCTGACGATCTATACCACTTAATCTCCTACTCGGTTTCCTCTCTGTCTGATCTGATGAGACTTGTCACGGAAGATACCTCGGGAAGTAAGGTGCTGTTATGGGAGAACATCCTCCTTAAGAGCGAATTGATCTCGGCGCTGTGCAGAAAAAGGGACCTTTAGTCCCTTATCCTCTCTAAGAGGCCGATTATTAGGAGGATCTCGGACCTAGTCGGGAAGGGCATGTTGATATCATTTACTATCTCATTCAGGATGGAAATGGCCTTATTGGCCCTTACCCCATAACTGAAGTTCTCATCTCTGAGAGCCTCAATCGCTTCGGTCGTGGCTCTCCTTATATTTCTTGGGACACTCCTATCCTGAGAAATCTTATCAAGCCTTTGGATGGCCTCTGATAGGAACTGCTCATACTCCTTAATCTTCTGGGATTTCTTGGTGGCCATAACAATCACCTCCGAATCAAGCAGGCTCCGATAGGATCGTGCCTCATCGACTTAAAAAATTATTACCTAAGCGATTAAGCTAAGGGGAGCACTCGATGTCGGGGAGCGTGGGTCCGGAGGAGAGGAGTAGAAAGCTGGCGGAGGCCCTGCTCAAGGGATGGAAGATGCTCCCCGAGACATGTCCCGTCTGCGGATCTCCCCTCTTCGAAACCCCCGGTGGAGAGGTTGTCTGTGCGGTATGCGGTACCAAGGTCATCTTGGTAAGTTCTGAGGAAGGGGTAAGGATAGAGGAACAGAGATTAGTGATGGAGAGAGTAATGAGGGATCTAATAAGACATCTGGACAGGATGGTCCACGAGGCGGGTGAGGAACTGAGTGACGACGACTTATCGAGGATAAATTCTCTACTGGAGGCGATCGAGAAAACCAACTCTATCTACAGGAGCTTATCTCGTCAGGAAAGGAGGCGTAAACTATCTTAGATTCCCAGCTAGACTCTTGAGCCTTTTCCATGATTTTAGAGATCAGTTCATCGTACCCTATCCTAGATAAGCCCTTCTCGAGTTTTAACGAGACCAACGCACCTCCCTCAACCCCCCGGACATCTACCTGGTAGATGTCCCTCTTGAGGTGGATGGCCCTTCCTCCACTTATGTAATAGTAGCCTAATGTCACCCTGAACCTGTGGGTCTCTCCTATGGGATCCTCGGGACCGTGTAGAACCTTTATGACATGCTTAACTGCGTTCCCTCCTTGAAAGGGGGAGGGTTTCTCCCCTTCTTCCAGTAGAACTACCTCGTAGGACACATAACCCTTCTTCACTTGGGGGGTAGAGCCCGACCAGAGCTCCCTCTCCTCATGAGTCCCGTGAAGTCTCGATAGTCCTATCAGGGTCATTGATAGAACCTTCCTGCAGCTCTCTCCGCACACTAAGAATTCCTTACCTAATATGGGGGACCCCGCTCTACAACTAAACCTCTAAGCTAAAAATGGTTCCCAGTAACTCGGCAAATCAAAGTAGATCCTCGGGGCGTCGGTCTTTCAATATCTGTCTTACCCTATCCCTGTGAGGTGGCCACGTATAGACCCTCACCATCCTCGGTAGAAGGTTCCTCAGCCTATTCAAGACCGGAGAGGCCTCCAAGGGATCCAATAAGGAACCCTCTCTCCATAGGAGGGGAAGATCTGTGGATTTTATGAACTCTATACGGGGGGAGTCCACCACTAGATCTTCGTCCTTCAGGCCCGCGCGGTCCGCTATGTGAGATTTTAGGTCGGAGACCTCTTCCTCAGAAAGGGATGTGTTGTACCACTCCTTCGCTAGTTTGAGTATGTAGCGCCTCATCAGCCTATCCATTATCTCCTTGCTTCTCCCGTCTCTCCTGAGGATATCCCACATGGTGTAGTCATCTAGATGGAGGAAGGCCTCCGGATCGTCTAAGCATTTCGAGAGATTCAATCTGTCAATCACCGATAGCATCGCCCTCTCCAACATCAGTTGGACTGCTCTTGATGTTTTATGGTAGTAGACTGTCCTGAAAGATAGTAATCGGGCCATTAGGAGGGATTCCACCGCTTCTAGAGCTCTGGCATTGATGACGAGATCCCCATTAATTTCTAATGAGTTAAGTGCGATCCTATGAATGTCTACACTGTAACCAGCTCCAGTGTGATAGGAATCCCTAACAGTATAGTCCATTTTATCTGCGTCCACCGAGGAGTTTATTATCCTAGAGAGGCTCCTCCTGGGGTGAACGCCCTCTATCAGGTCGGTTACCTCGTTAACCCTCACGCCCCATCTCCCCAAGATGTCCGATATCTCGGTACTCTTTACGAGATGGACGCTCATCTCCTCGTGGGTCATACCTAGAGACTTTTTCAAGACGGGCTCAAAGGAGTGAGAGAAGGGGCCGTGGCCTATGTCGTGGAGTAGGCCCGATACCCTCAGAAGAGTTACTATATCAT
This DNA window, taken from Thermoproteota archaeon, encodes the following:
- a CDS encoding HD domain-containing protein, translating into MGKYVKSIKDPIHGYIELTRLELEIVDTLPLQRLRRIKQLPGSEYVYPGAMNTRFEHSLGVMHLAGLMGKRISEQSGDDDIVTLLRVSGLLHDIGHGPFSHSFEPVLKKSLGMTHEEMSVHLVKSTEISDILGRWGVRVNEVTDLIEGVHPRRSLSRIINSSVDADKMDYTVRDSYHTGAGYSVDIHRIALNSLEINGDLVINARALEAVESLLMARLLSFRTVYYHKTSRAVQLMLERAMLSVIDRLNLSKCLDDPEAFLHLDDYTMWDILRRDGRSKEIMDRLMRRYILKLAKEWYNTSLSEEEVSDLKSHIADRAGLKDEDLVVDSPRIEFIKSTDLPLLWREGSLLDPLEASPVLNRLRNLLPRMVRVYTWPPHRDRVRQILKDRRPEDLL
- a CDS encoding LSm family protein, producing the protein MSSAMRYLSKSVNTNILVSLKNGIFVRGILRAYDNHLNLILDNAEEIYTTPDGETKQNRIGKRVLIRGDNVIAISTPKIEME
- a CDS encoding beta-CASP ribonuclease aCPSF1 → MQPVEQLKRRVREYLSQYARITKVDLEGPFVVVYAEDPKEILDIPDAITNAAKTLKKKIIVLASKPLKDESATIEFIRKLVPQKAEIIDIKFVHETNEVYIIAKRTGYVVGKGGSNILEILKETGWRPIIIRAPTIKSAFLETFYSILISGSAERKRILKRLSSRIYRPSVGADRGLFVTFLGAAREVGRSAILVHTDESTVLLDSGISVGGRNPFPRFDLPIFRLEELDAVVVTHAHLDHSGALPLLFKYGYRGPVYLTKPTRDLIMLLLYDYLNLSQKMGITPFFSWRDVVNLMNHMITLDYGETVDISPDIKLTLYNAGHILGSSLAHLNIESARHNILYTGDFRYRDTKLLDKAMRRFPRVETLVMECTYCGERDVLPSLREAEETLFSIIRETTERGGKVLIPALAVGRAQEIMLSLVDGFRRETLPDVPVYLDGMIYDSTAIHSAYPDYLSSYVRNRVFKEDRDPFTDPHFNFIGGPDERPDVTTGGPAVIIAPSGMLTGGPSVEYLRLMAPNEDNSIVLVSYQAEGTLGRRIRDGAREIRVPNEEGEIVTVEVRAKVHVVEGFSAHADKVQLLTYLNTVEPRPHRVFLVHGEESKIRSFIPLAHKSIGGMRFSAPHIGETFKLA
- a CDS encoding Sjogren's syndrome/scleroderma autoantigen 1 family protein codes for the protein MSGSVGPEERSRKLAEALLKGWKMLPETCPVCGSPLFETPGGEVVCAVCGTKVILVSSEEGVRIEEQRLVMERVMRDLIRHLDRMVHEAGEELSDDDLSRINSLLEAIEKTNSIYRSLSRQERRRKLS
- a CDS encoding UPF0179 family protein; the protein is MTDGERVGLVPSSIAKRGFKFTFEGISESCKTCKLRSACVDGLEMGRVYEVVEVRKKRFPCPLHGEVVLATLRKAHILVALPSGLIEGATMQYKRMECEDISCKNYPYCKPEGIVPGDKIKIVREVGPLSGCSKVVGFKIYEVEVR
- a CDS encoding proteasome subunit beta codes for the protein MFHGVRTKGARADVPEQLEKLLKGTTTVGVKFKDGVIIASDKRATSGTFVASKSAVKTIQLTDYAVATISGLVADGQYLVNHIKAMAELYQLDMERPLNLKGMAKLLSVMLRNYRPYFLMAHLIVGGIDREGPHLFNVDFFGTLTEEDYLATGSGSPVAISVIEEGYSSDMDEESALRLVISGMMAALSRDSATGDGIDVVVIDRGGVRFLSREEVTELWKELSG
- a CDS encoding UPF0147 family protein; the encoded protein is MATKKSQKIKEYEQFLSEAIQRLDKISQDRSVPRNIRRATTEAIEALRDENFSYGVRANKAISILNEIVNDINMPFPTRSEILLIIGLLERIRD
- the sepF gene encoding cell division protein SepF, encoding MGFFRKLFGRGEEEYEEEYPEEGYEEEIEYGDLDYEVEPAKAKVLAEKAITVKPMSLRNAEDVEQVLNEISEGNIILLRYDDLAAEGEEKLRFIIQRLKERVLEMGGDLVLIRDRGYPPILIVPRFVEIWRSPE
- a CDS encoding 50S ribosomal protein L37e, coding for MVKGTPSMGRRGRGRTHIRCRRCGRHSYNVRKGYCTACGFGRSKRMRRYEWANKVRWKGLRVV